The following coding sequences lie in one Panicum virgatum strain AP13 chromosome 6N, P.virgatum_v5, whole genome shotgun sequence genomic window:
- the LOC120679999 gene encoding heat stress transcription factor B-2b-like, translating into MAAEQAAAATGGEPPPATPQPAEGVTAAAGQRSVPTPFLTKTYQLVDDPAVDDVISWNNDGSAFVVWRPAEFALDLLPKYFKHNNFSSFVRQLNTYGFRKIVPDRWEFANDCFRRGEKRLLCDIHRRKVTPATATGAAVTVAAAAAAAIPMALPVGSPVYSGEEQVLSSSSSPEPPPLQPQAASGSGSGGAASGGDAGEENDRLRRENARLARELGQMKKLCNNILLLMSKYAATQQLDAAKAAAAGNCSGESSEAAATLPSVLELLPSCRGGPAPAAALEPPEAAAGTEREQDDDDKAGARLFGVSIGRKRARDDTSNGHAGGAAAEVKAEPVDAHPDHHLHQLPQLRDDDHHHGGTEPQAWPIYRPRPVYHPLRACNGSAGSAGTGSDHDVSNSSR; encoded by the exons atggccgccgagcaggccgccgccgccacgggaggcgagccgcctccggccacgccgcagccggcggagggcgtgacggcggcggcggggcagaggtCGGTGCCCACCCCGTTCCTCACCAAGACGTACCAGCTGGTGGACGACCCGGCGGTGGACGACGTCATCTCGTGGAACAACGACGGCTCCGCCTTCGTCGTGTGGCGCCCCGCCGAGTTCGCGCTCGACCTCCTGCCCAAGTACTTCAAGCACAACAACTTCTCCAGCTTCGTGCGGCAGCTCAACACCTAC gggttcAGGAAGATCGTGCCGGACCGGTGGGAGTTCGCCAACGACTGCTTCCGGCGAGGGGAGAAGCGGCTGCTCTGCGACATACACCGCCGGAAGGTGAcgccggccacggccacgggggCGGCGGTCAcggtggctgccgccgccgccgcggccatcccGATGGCGCTGCCCGTTGGCTCGCCGGTCTACTCGGGCGAGGAGCAGGTGCTGTCGTCGAGCTCGTCCCCGGAGCccccgccgctgcagccgcagGCGGCATCCGGCTcgggctccggcggcgcggcgtccggcggcgacgcgggcgaGGAGAACGACCGGCTGCGCCGCGAGAACGCGCGCCTCGCGCGGGAGCTCGGCCAGATGAAGAAGCTCTGCAACAACatcctcctcctcatgtccaaGTACGCCGCCACCCAGCAGCTGGACGCCGccaaggccgcggcggcggggaactGCTCCGGCGAGTCGTcggaggccgccgccacgctGCCGTCGGTGCTGGAGCTCCTGCCCTCGTGCCGCGGCGGccccgcgcccgcggccgccctGGAGCcgcccgaggcggcggcggggacggagCGCGAgcaggacgacgacgacaaggccGGCGCGAGGCTGTTCGGCGTCTCCATCGGTCGGAAGCGCGCGCGCGACGACACCAGCAacggccacgccggcggcgcggcggcggaggtgaagGCGGAGCCGGTGGACGCGCACCCcgaccaccacctccaccaGCTGCCACAGCTCAGGGATGATGATCATCATCACGGCGGAACGGAGCCGCAGGCGTGGCCCATCTACCGGCCCAGGCCCGTGTACCACCCGCTCCGGGCCTGCAACGGGTCGGCGGGCAGCGCCGGGACCGGGAGCGACCACGACGTGTccaactcctccaggtga
- the LOC120679907 gene encoding protein LEAD-SENSITIVE 1-like, which produces MGLLSHRVERSEIKPGDHIYTWRAGYTYSHHGIYVGGSKVVHFTRKKEAGTAGLDSAIAVSSLLSRGPDGCPTFPDCGFQRPGSGVVLTCLDCFLRGGALHRFEYGAPPAVFLAKLRGGTCTTARADGGPDAAVRRAMHLLQNGFGDYDVFENNCEDFALYCKTGLLPAAAGDDGIGRSGQAASAVAVPLAALLSTPFKVLAAGPLGMAAVTAGVYCAGRYITDIGVRKDVVKVEVENLAAHLGWRRAKAAEEAVKKQQQQPPPPPTPEKKASSRLLPLKRKREICV; this is translated from the exons ATGGGTCTGCTGTCTCACCGGGTGGAGCGGTCGGAGATCAAGCCCGGCGACCACATCTACACCTGGCGCGCCGGCTACACCTACTCCCACCACG GGATCTACGTCGGCGGGAGCAAGGTGGTGCACTTCACGCGGAAGAAGGAGGCGGGCACGGCCGGCCTGGACTCGGCCATCGCCGTGTCGAGCCTCCTCTCGCGGGGCCCCGACGGGTGCCCGACCTTCCCGGACTGCGGCttccagcgccccggcagcggCGTCGTGCTCACCTGCCTCGACTGcttcctccgcggcggcgcgctgcaCCGCTTCGAGTACGGCGCCCCGCCCGCCGTGTTCCTCGCCAAGCTCCGCGGCGGGACCTGCACCACGGCGCGCGCCGACGGCGGGCCcgacgccgccgtgcgccgcgcgaTGCACCTCCTCCAGAACGGCTTCGGCGACTACGACGTGTTCGAGAACAACTGCGAGGACTTCGCGCTCTACTGCAAGACgggcctcctccccgccgccgccggcgacgacggcatCGGCCGCAGCGGCCAggcggcctccgccgtcgccgtgccGCTCGCGGCGCTCCTCTCCACGCCGTTCAaggtgctcgccgccggcccgctcGGCATGGCCGCCGTCACCGCCGGCGTGTACTGCGCCGGCAGGTACATCACCGACATCGGGGTGCGGAAGGACGTCGTCAAGGTGGAGGTCGAGAACCTGGCGGCGCACCTCGGCTGGCGCCGCGCCAaggctgctgaggaggccgtcaagaaacagcagcagcaaccgccgccgccaccgacgccgGAGAAGAAGGCCAGCAGCAGGCTGCTCCCTCTGAAACGGAAACGAGAGATTTGCGTCTGA
- the LOC120680061 gene encoding zinc finger BED domain-containing protein RICESLEEPER 4-like has translation MLREVVIPMKSKYLKYWNDIPLLYSIAFIMDPRAKIKGFSNALRLLSSLTGTDYSAYFTSVRAALSDMFGKYESKFGSIRLARPTHKPSTGKKKAQWGKIFGDGSTSTTSPGSGLGSVGAGGSFTVPLGRRTSASALLQAASTGGTYESTFSLTGRIIEERRRQLKPEMVEMLTCIKDWEAADERAQHMVEDGDLQAAYEDQYLDETPAQAAV, from the exons ATGCTTAGAGAGGTGGTAATTCCTATGAAATCTAAATACCTTAAGTATTGGAATGACATACCTCTGCTTTATTCCATTGCATTCATCATGGATCCTAGAGCTAAAATAAAAGGTTTTAGCAATGCTCTCAGGCTGCTCTCTAGTTTAACTGGTACTGACTATTCTGCTTATTTTACCTCTGTGAGAGCTGCTCTGTCTGACATGTTTGGCAAGTATGAAAGCAAGTTTGGTTCTATTAGATTGGCAAGGCCTACACATAAACCTTCTACTGGTAAGAAAAAAGCTCAATGGGGTAAGATCTTTGGTGATGGTTCTACTTCTACTACTTCTCCTGGGTCTGGTCTTGGCAGTGTTGGTGCTGGTGGCTCTTTTACTGTTCCTCTTGGTAGAAGGACATCTGCAAGTGCTTTGCTGCAAGCAGCAAGCACTGGTGGTACATATG AATCTACCTTTAGTCTAACTGGCAGGATCATAGAGGAGAGGAGGCGTCAGTTGAAGCCAGAGATGGTAGAAATGCTCACATGCATCAAAGACTGGGAGGCTGCAGATGAAAGAGCTCAGCACATGGTGGAGGATGGAGACCTGCAGGCAGCTTATGAAGATCAGTACCTTGATGAAACTCCAGCACAAGCTGCTGTGTAA